The Tenacibaculum sp. MAR_2010_89 genome has a window encoding:
- a CDS encoding LGFP repeat-containing protein: MQNKISYSSVMNIVDHETFGSNERRTVRNSGIFLLDSSKKTNQLFFMGKCGGEVRIELTINFQQNTNGTLSIKESAKLYEGASTNSRDLDGKASKNTLVGINENKTISFRVRNTDEGGDYADITLQVSNVVIDETDCENSIKAKAQTLGSGFTGSATSNINSPTSVRGGKRVTFQKCDIYCSSQTGPHEIHGAIRQKYNSVGGPNNDLVIPATDETTTPDGRGKFNHFTGNGSIYWHPTTGPKLVRGGIRHTWAKTGWERGTFGYPTSDEIRIDPSKVEWFSDFQNGVIYWAKNKSIKPHTASLSGAKVRKMFEKIFKEKAKDQKDLNVESVRISTVSDTGYDFTRSKNRKVTFKISGNYESGIFFIPNPSYTITLRIAFESDKNPDGKVACTLKARLDHWHIHTSGVGHDKLLKGLKKAVLEGFNKPFELGDVPKNTGFLSFKVMKNGGIKLYFKGDVLGSFAALVAQKKLDKM, from the coding sequence ATGCAAAACAAAATAAGTTATTCATCAGTAATGAATATAGTAGATCATGAAACTTTCGGATCTAATGAACGAAGAACTGTTAGAAATTCAGGGATATTTCTTTTAGATAGTTCAAAAAAAACGAATCAACTGTTTTTCATGGGGAAATGTGGAGGAGAAGTTCGGATAGAACTAACTATTAATTTCCAACAAAATACAAATGGTACATTATCAATTAAAGAATCAGCAAAACTTTACGAGGGAGCTTCAACTAATAGTAGAGATTTAGATGGTAAGGCTTCAAAAAATACACTTGTAGGTATAAATGAAAATAAAACAATATCATTTAGAGTTAGAAATACTGATGAAGGAGGAGATTATGCTGATATTACATTACAGGTGTCAAATGTAGTGATAGATGAAACTGATTGTGAAAATAGTATTAAGGCAAAAGCACAAACATTGGGGAGTGGTTTTACAGGAAGTGCTACGTCAAATATTAATAGCCCTACATCAGTAAGAGGAGGAAAGAGAGTAACTTTTCAAAAGTGTGACATTTATTGCTCTTCACAAACAGGACCTCATGAAATACATGGAGCAATTAGGCAAAAGTATAATTCTGTTGGAGGTCCAAATAATGATTTAGTTATACCAGCAACCGATGAAACTACAACTCCAGATGGAAGGGGGAAGTTTAATCATTTTACTGGTAATGGAAGTATATATTGGCATCCTACAACTGGTCCAAAATTAGTTAGAGGAGGAATTCGTCATACTTGGGCTAAGACAGGCTGGGAGAGAGGTACTTTTGGTTATCCTACTTCTGATGAAATTAGAATTGATCCAAGCAAAGTAGAATGGTTTAGCGATTTTCAAAATGGAGTTATTTATTGGGCAAAAAATAAATCAATAAAGCCTCATACAGCATCTTTAAGCGGTGCAAAAGTTAGAAAAATGTTTGAGAAAATATTTAAAGAAAAAGCAAAGGATCAGAAAGATTTAAATGTTGAATCTGTACGTATTTCAACCGTTAGTGATACTGGGTATGATTTTACACGTAGTAAAAATAGAAAGGTTACTTTCAAAATTAGCGGTAATTATGAGAGTGGTATTTTTTTTATTCCTAATCCTTCATATACAATAACGTTAAGAATTGCTTTTGAGAGTGATAAAAATCCAGATGGAAAAGTAGCATGTACTTTAAAAGCAAGATTAGATCATTGGCATATCCATACATCGGGAGTAGGGCATGATAAATTATTAAAAGGATTAAAAAAAGCAGTTTTAGAGGGGTTTAATAAACCTTTTGAATTAGGAGATGTACCTAAAAACACAGGTTTTTTAAGTTTTAAAGTGATGAAAAATGGAGGGATAAAATTATATTTTAAAGGTGATGTATTAGGAAGTTTTGCAGCCTTAGTTGCGCAAAAAAAGCTTGATAAAATGTAA
- a CDS encoding DUF2851 family protein, with the protein MKEDFLHYVWLHMLFSTHKITTTNSESLNVIKVGMPNTNSGPDFLNAQLQINAQTWVGNVEIHVKSSDWYLHQHESDENYDAVILHVVWEHDSEVFMKNNKPLPTLELCNYVDKNLSDNFLNLVSKSLKWIPCQKQISTVDSFLLKNWMERLYFERLEAKSILVNQLLEESNNDYEAVLFKLLAKNFGLKVNGEAFFKLARSFDYSILRKTCFDEYILTSLLFGQAGFLEEDIQNKYFLGLKNEYEYLKHKYQLKSLKKNQFQFFRMRPANFPTIRFAQLVALMHTHQNLFSKLMKCKKLNEFYDLFLVEINNFWKEHYTFETRSKKSSKRLTKSFIDLLIINTVIPLKFVFFKSRGGVNEDDILNLIKELKPEKNSVISKFSELKITSENAFETQSLLELKNNYCEKYRCLECAIGNDLLRNNDIL; encoded by the coding sequence ATGAAAGAAGATTTTTTACACTATGTGTGGTTGCACATGTTATTTAGTACTCACAAAATAACTACTACTAATAGCGAGTCTTTAAATGTTATAAAAGTAGGAATGCCAAATACAAATTCAGGGCCTGATTTTTTAAATGCACAACTTCAAATAAATGCACAAACTTGGGTTGGTAATGTAGAAATACATGTAAAATCATCTGATTGGTATTTACATCAACATGAGTCAGATGAAAATTACGATGCAGTAATATTACATGTCGTTTGGGAACATGATTCAGAGGTTTTTATGAAAAATAATAAGCCCTTACCAACGTTAGAGTTATGTAATTATGTAGATAAAAATTTAAGTGATAATTTTTTGAATTTAGTATCAAAAAGTTTGAAATGGATACCTTGTCAAAAGCAAATTTCTACTGTAGATAGTTTCTTGTTGAAAAATTGGATGGAAAGGTTATATTTTGAAAGGCTAGAGGCTAAATCAATTTTGGTTAATCAACTGTTAGAAGAATCTAATAATGATTATGAAGCTGTGTTATTTAAATTACTAGCTAAGAATTTTGGTTTAAAAGTAAATGGAGAAGCGTTTTTCAAATTAGCAAGATCTTTTGATTATTCAATTTTGAGAAAAACTTGTTTTGATGAATATATTTTAACATCATTATTATTTGGGCAAGCTGGTTTTTTAGAAGAGGATATCCAAAATAAATACTTTTTAGGGTTGAAAAATGAATATGAATACTTGAAACATAAATATCAATTAAAATCGTTAAAGAAAAATCAATTTCAGTTTTTTAGAATGCGGCCTGCAAATTTTCCAACGATTCGATTTGCACAGTTAGTAGCATTAATGCATACCCATCAAAACCTATTTTCTAAATTAATGAAGTGTAAAAAACTAAATGAGTTCTATGATTTGTTTTTAGTTGAAATCAATAATTTTTGGAAAGAACATTACACTTTTGAAACAAGGAGTAAAAAATCATCTAAAAGGTTAACTAAGTCATTTATTGATTTGTTAATTATTAATACAGTGATTCCGTTAAAGTTTGTTTTTTTTAAGAGCAGAGGAGGAGTAAATGAAGATGACATATTGAATTTAATAAAAGAATTGAAGCCAGAAAAAAATAGTGTTATCAGTAAATTTTCTGAATTAAAAATAACTTCAGAAAATGCTTTTGAAACGCAGTCCTTGTTAGAACTTAAAAATAATTATTGTGAGAAATATCGTTGTTTGGAGTGTGCTATAGGGAATGACTTGTTAAGAAATAATGATATATTATAA
- a CDS encoding TIGR00730 family Rossman fold protein, producing the protein MSPNDDRKIREKLQQKTWNEVKTNDSWAIFKIMAEFVEGYEKLSKIGPCVSIFGSARTKPDHPYYKLAEEVAFKLTQSGFGVITGGGPGIMEAGNKGANRGKGTSVGLNIELPFEQHDNPWIDQGKSLDFDYFFVRKVMFVKYSQGFVVMPGGFGTLDELFEAITLIQTKKIGRFPIVLVGKKFWSGLIDWVKNTLIEEGNISPEDLNLFRIVDTADEAVEHFNKFYAKYELKPNF; encoded by the coding sequence ATGAGTCCAAATGACGATAGAAAAATTAGAGAAAAATTACAACAGAAAACTTGGAATGAAGTAAAAACAAATGACTCTTGGGCCATTTTTAAGATAATGGCAGAATTTGTTGAAGGATATGAAAAACTTAGTAAAATAGGACCATGTGTATCTATTTTTGGTTCTGCACGTACAAAGCCTGATCATCCATATTATAAATTAGCTGAAGAAGTTGCTTTTAAATTAACACAAAGCGGATTTGGTGTTATTACTGGTGGTGGACCTGGTATTATGGAAGCTGGTAATAAAGGTGCAAATAGAGGAAAAGGTACCTCTGTTGGACTTAATATAGAGTTACCTTTTGAACAACATGATAATCCTTGGATTGATCAAGGAAAAAGCTTAGATTTCGACTACTTTTTTGTTAGAAAAGTTATGTTTGTAAAGTATTCTCAAGGTTTTGTTGTTATGCCTGGTGGTTTTGGTACTTTAGATGAACTTTTTGAAGCTATCACTCTTATTCAAACTAAAAAAATAGGTCGTTTCCCTATTGTTTTAGTTGGTAAAAAATTCTGGAGCGGATTAATTGACTGGGTTAAAAACACTCTTATTGAGGAGGGAAATATTAGTCCTGAAGATTTAAATTTATTTAGAATTGTAGATACAGCAGATGAGGCCGTTGAACATTTTAATAAATTCTATGCTAAATATGAATTAAAGCCTAACTTCTAA
- a CDS encoding aminopeptidase codes for MKNTSFYYFLLFILNCAIGIAQTNSIKSVIRLNDSVNTLDIQQKIIFYNKSDTPLKKIFLHNWANSFKNNNTPLGKRFIEDYQKDFYFSKKKEKGYSKIKNLTLNYLKVPFKELENHSDIIEVSLKKPLKPKDSVRISIMYTIKVPSAKFTGYGKTKMGYHLRFWQIVPAIYNEKWHIMSNLNIDDLYQDVANYVIKIEIPKKYTLESNLYQSEIKKENTTSYHLVGNKKKDIILHINQGKKFKSFKTKTQEIKTDAYTKNISLKTTTSIITKQIQFIESYIGKHPHTEIFVDANTINKNSLHEIYGLPSWLKPFPKNFRWEINFFKALSSKYINDILLHNQRNDYWFSDGLQTFLMMEYLKKHHPKTTILGKYSNYWPLKFYNISKLKQGDKFAFVYQFSARRFYDQSLSTPADSLSNFNRKIVSKYKIGLGFKYLQDFIGDSIFQKSIKQYLFKNHLKTAPSTSFKSILKNNTKKDLNWFYTDYLKTTKKIDYKITSVKENQQKDSLLVTIKNKRNFSAPVALYGINKKKIKFKQWITNVDSTKTIKVKKGNFNKLALNYENIYPEYNSLNNFRTTDNKLLSKPFQLRFLKDVEDPYYNQIFYKPDFKYNLYDGVILGIKINNQPIIPHNFNFSITPNYSTKSKNFTGAFSIGYDHFMQNSSIYKIRYGISGSNFHYAPELGYNSLAPFVSISFRRKTLRDVGSKFLTTRLFYINKEVEPGAEITERDRYKVLNFRYIYNKPNIIKRLQYAVNFELGNNFTKLSTDVRYRKFFASDKSYDFRFFGGMFITNNSIGDYFSFGLNRSSDYLFEHNLFGRSESSGLFSQQFVISDAGFKSKYNTPKTANQFILAANSSVSIWKWTQVYNDIAMLKNRNQSPEFFYENGIKINFIPNIFEFYFPIYTNQGWEINKSAYPSKIRFVITTNIDRIYNFIRRGLL; via the coding sequence TTGAAAAACACTTCTTTTTATTATTTTCTTTTATTCATTTTAAACTGCGCTATAGGTATAGCGCAAACAAATTCAATAAAATCAGTAATACGTTTAAATGATAGTGTTAATACATTAGATATTCAGCAAAAAATAATTTTTTACAATAAATCGGACACTCCTCTAAAAAAAATATTTCTACACAATTGGGCTAATAGCTTTAAAAACAATAACACTCCTCTAGGAAAACGCTTCATTGAAGATTATCAAAAAGATTTTTATTTCTCCAAAAAAAAAGAAAAGGGCTATTCTAAAATTAAAAATCTAACTCTTAATTACCTAAAAGTTCCATTTAAAGAGCTTGAAAACCATTCAGATATCATTGAAGTATCTTTAAAAAAACCTTTAAAACCAAAAGATAGCGTCAGAATTTCTATTATGTACACTATCAAAGTTCCGAGTGCTAAATTTACTGGTTATGGAAAAACTAAAATGGGTTATCATTTACGCTTTTGGCAAATAGTTCCAGCCATATACAATGAAAAGTGGCACATTATGAGTAATTTGAATATTGATGATTTATACCAAGATGTTGCTAATTATGTTATTAAAATAGAAATACCCAAGAAATACACTTTAGAAAGTAACCTATATCAATCTGAAATTAAAAAAGAAAATACTACTAGTTACCACCTAGTTGGTAATAAAAAGAAAGATATTATTCTGCATATCAATCAGGGAAAAAAATTCAAATCTTTTAAAACAAAAACTCAAGAAATTAAAACAGATGCTTATACTAAGAATATATCATTAAAAACTACTACTAGTATTATTACAAAACAAATTCAATTTATAGAAAGTTATATAGGTAAGCACCCACATACAGAAATTTTTGTTGATGCTAATACTATTAATAAAAACTCTTTACATGAAATATATGGACTACCTAGTTGGCTTAAACCATTTCCTAAAAACTTTAGGTGGGAAATTAACTTTTTTAAAGCCTTAAGTTCTAAATATATTAATGATATTTTACTTCATAATCAACGTAATGACTATTGGTTTTCTGATGGGTTACAAACATTTTTAATGATGGAGTATTTAAAAAAGCATCATCCTAAAACAACGATTCTAGGTAAATATTCAAATTACTGGCCTTTAAAATTTTATAATATAAGTAAACTTAAACAAGGTGATAAATTTGCTTTTGTATATCAATTTAGCGCTAGAAGGTTTTATGACCAATCATTATCAACACCAGCTGACTCTTTATCGAACTTTAACAGAAAAATAGTTAGTAAATACAAAATAGGCTTAGGCTTTAAATATTTACAAGATTTTATTGGCGATAGTATTTTTCAAAAATCTATTAAACAATATTTATTCAAAAATCACTTAAAAACAGCACCAAGTACTTCTTTCAAATCTATTTTAAAAAATAACACCAAGAAAGACTTAAATTGGTTTTATACTGATTATTTAAAAACAACAAAAAAAATAGATTATAAAATTACTTCTGTAAAGGAAAACCAACAAAAAGACTCTTTACTTGTAACAATAAAAAATAAACGAAATTTCTCGGCTCCAGTAGCTCTATACGGTATTAATAAGAAAAAAATTAAGTTTAAACAATGGATTACCAATGTTGATTCAACAAAAACTATCAAAGTTAAAAAAGGAAATTTTAATAAACTAGCCTTAAACTATGAGAATATTTATCCTGAATATAATTCTCTTAACAACTTTAGAACAACAGATAATAAATTGTTGAGTAAACCTTTTCAATTAAGATTTTTAAAAGATGTTGAAGACCCCTACTACAATCAAATTTTTTATAAACCTGATTTTAAATATAATTTATACGACGGAGTCATTTTAGGAATTAAAATAAACAACCAACCAATTATTCCTCATAATTTTAACTTTTCAATAACTCCAAACTATAGTACGAAAAGCAAAAACTTTACGGGAGCTTTTTCTATAGGATATGATCATTTTATGCAAAATTCATCTATCTATAAAATCAGATACGGTATTAGTGGTAGTAATTTTCATTATGCTCCTGAATTAGGTTATAACTCACTAGCCCCTTTTGTAAGTATTTCTTTTAGAAGAAAAACACTAAGAGATGTGGGGTCAAAATTTTTGACTACTCGATTATTTTATATTAATAAAGAAGTAGAACCTGGAGCTGAAATCACCGAAAGGGATAGGTACAAAGTTCTTAACTTTAGATATATCTACAACAAACCTAATATTATTAAAAGACTTCAATATGCAGTTAATTTTGAATTGGGTAATAACTTTACAAAGTTATCTACTGATGTGAGGTATCGTAAGTTTTTTGCTTCAGACAAAAGTTATGATTTTCGTTTTTTTGGCGGAATGTTTATTACCAATAATTCTATTGGTGATTATTTTAGTTTTGGATTAAACAGAAGCTCTGATTACTTATTTGAGCATAATTTATTTGGAAGATCAGAAAGTTCTGGGCTTTTTAGCCAACAATTTGTTATTTCTGATGCAGGATTTAAATCAAAATACAATACCCCAAAAACAGCTAATCAGTTTATACTAGCTGCGAATTCTAGCGTTAGTATTTGGAAATGGACTCAGGTTTATAATGATATTGCCATGTTAAAAAACAGAAACCAATCACCTGAGTTTTTCTATGAAAATGGAATTAAAATTAATTTTATCCCTAATATCTTTGAATTTTACTTCCCTATATATACAAATCAAGGTTGGGAAATAAATAAATCTGCATATCCTTCAAAAATAAGATTTGTAATTACAACTAATATTGATAGGATTTATAATTTTATACGAAGAGGTTTATTATAG
- a CDS encoding SH3 domain-containing protein: MKKLFITIVSLSILFMSCKGGDKSEKTAETATEESEVKTSTAICLLDKLSIRETPSAKGKWITSMSLGETVTFTEEEETDATTKKLYYKVKLTDGKEGWTRATFLAVNGKVGAMLEEASMYKRPDLLTKTDKKYSVMDIIAITENKGDWMKVKGRRAEGEYIEEGWIKSSNISNDEIDIATAKFARSAMSKSTMTERIKALEEVINNQDLSSSKFINVLKSKIADYKTKNVAIDVKDVKVEEVAK, translated from the coding sequence ATGAAAAAACTATTTATTACAATTGTTTCATTGTCTATTTTATTTATGAGCTGTAAAGGAGGCGATAAGTCGGAAAAAACAGCAGAAACAGCAACGGAAGAATCAGAAGTGAAAACAAGTACAGCTATTTGTTTACTTGATAAGTTGTCTATAAGAGAAACTCCTTCAGCAAAAGGAAAATGGATAACTTCTATGAGTTTAGGAGAAACTGTTACTTTTACTGAAGAAGAAGAAACTGATGCAACAACAAAGAAGTTGTATTACAAAGTAAAATTAACTGATGGAAAGGAAGGATGGACCAGAGCTACTTTTTTAGCAGTTAATGGAAAAGTTGGAGCTATGTTAGAAGAAGCAAGTATGTATAAAAGGCCAGATTTACTTACTAAAACTGATAAAAAATACAGTGTAATGGATATTATAGCTATAACAGAGAATAAAGGTGATTGGATGAAGGTTAAAGGCCGTAGAGCGGAGGGAGAGTATATTGAAGAAGGTTGGATAAAATCATCTAATATATCAAATGATGAAATAGATATAGCTACTGCTAAATTTGCCAGGTCAGCAATGTCTAAATCAACAATGACGGAAAGAATCAAAGCATTAGAAGAGGTTATTAATAATCAAGATTTATCTTCTTCAAAATTTATTAATGTTTTGAAAAGTAAAATTGCTGATTACAAAACAAAAAATGTAGCTATCGATGTAAAAGATGTTAAGGTAGAAGAAGTAGCTAAATAA
- a CDS encoding thiamine pyrophosphate-dependent enzyme: protein MMQSTEIANTQKLSFNDFKKEVLNDYKIARISRECSLLGRREVLTGKAKFGIFGDGKEVPQLAMAKAFKNGDFRSGYYRDQTFMMAIGELTAQQFFAGLYAHADINQDPMSAGRQMGGHFATHSLNENGEWKNLTAQKNSSSDISPTAGQMPRLLGLAQASKIYRNVKGLENHTSFSNEGNEVAWGTIGNASTSEGLFFETINAAGVLQVPMVMNVWDDEYGISVHAKHQTTKESISEILKGFQRDTKNKGYEIFVVNGWDYVQLIDVYNKASKIAREEHVPVLIHVKELTQPQGHSTSGSHERYKSKERLQWEQDFDCVTQMRKWILEFELQDEDGKVLKFVDSEEDLINIEKESKKSVSKAKRDAWAAFTGEIKAETKTAISLLTRISEKSSNGTFISKLKNDLETINEPIRKDILVATRKTLRYLKDENFSEKIELQNFIKKYLQEAYSKYSSHLMSETEMATGNILEIAPEYTSEEKLVDARVIMRDNFDAILKKHPEVLIFGEDAGYIGDVNQGLEGLQEKFGEFRVSDTGIREATILGQGIGMAMRGLRPIAEIQYLDYLLYALQIMSDDLATLRYRTFGKQKAPLIIRTRGHRLEGIWHAGSPMGGIINNVRGIHVLVPRNMTKAAGFYNTLLEGDDPALVIECLNGYRLKEELPTNLGDFKTPIGVVETIKQGTDITIISYGSTIRIVEEAVKDLAQVGISVEIIDAQSLLPFDLNHDTVKSIAKTNRLLVVDEDVPGGASAYLLQEIVETQNGYKHLDSKPATLTSKAHRPAYGTDGDYFSKPSAEDVFEKVYEIMHESNPEKFKSLY from the coding sequence ATGATGCAAAGTACCGAAATAGCTAATACTCAAAAACTTTCTTTTAATGATTTTAAAAAAGAAGTACTAAACGATTACAAAATTGCTCGTATTAGTAGAGAGTGTAGTTTACTTGGTCGTAGAGAAGTGTTGACAGGAAAAGCAAAATTCGGAATTTTTGGTGATGGTAAAGAAGTTCCACAATTAGCAATGGCTAAAGCCTTTAAAAATGGAGATTTCCGTTCAGGGTATTACCGTGATCAAACTTTTATGATGGCTATTGGAGAATTAACTGCTCAACAATTTTTTGCGGGTTTATATGCTCATGCTGATATTAACCAAGATCCTATGTCTGCTGGACGTCAAATGGGAGGTCATTTTGCAACACATTCATTAAACGAAAATGGTGAATGGAAAAACTTAACTGCTCAAAAAAACTCGTCTTCAGATATTTCTCCTACTGCTGGTCAAATGCCACGTTTATTAGGATTAGCTCAAGCTTCTAAAATTTACAGAAATGTTAAAGGCTTAGAAAATCACACCTCATTTTCAAATGAAGGGAATGAAGTAGCTTGGGGTACTATTGGTAACGCTAGTACTAGTGAAGGTTTGTTTTTTGAAACTATTAATGCTGCTGGAGTATTACAAGTCCCTATGGTTATGAATGTTTGGGATGATGAATATGGAATTTCTGTTCATGCAAAGCATCAAACGACTAAAGAAAGTATTTCAGAAATATTAAAAGGTTTTCAACGAGATACTAAAAATAAAGGATATGAAATTTTTGTTGTTAACGGTTGGGATTATGTACAATTAATCGATGTTTACAACAAAGCCTCTAAAATAGCTAGAGAAGAGCATGTACCTGTATTAATTCATGTAAAAGAATTAACACAACCTCAAGGTCATTCAACTTCTGGTTCACATGAAAGATATAAATCTAAAGAACGTTTACAATGGGAACAAGATTTTGATTGTGTTACTCAAATGCGTAAATGGATTTTAGAGTTTGAATTACAAGATGAGGATGGCAAAGTATTAAAATTTGTTGATTCTGAAGAAGATTTAATAAATATAGAAAAAGAGTCTAAAAAATCAGTTAGTAAAGCTAAAAGAGATGCTTGGGCAGCTTTTACTGGTGAAATAAAAGCTGAAACAAAAACTGCTATCAGCTTACTTACTAGAATTTCTGAGAAAAGTAGTAATGGTACATTTATTTCTAAATTAAAAAATGATTTAGAAACAATTAATGAACCTATTCGAAAAGATATTTTAGTAGCTACTCGTAAAACATTACGATATTTAAAAGATGAAAACTTTTCTGAAAAAATAGAACTTCAAAATTTTATTAAAAAATATTTACAAGAAGCTTATTCAAAATATTCTTCTCATTTAATGAGTGAAACTGAAATGGCTACCGGTAATATTCTTGAAATAGCTCCTGAATATACTAGCGAAGAAAAACTAGTAGATGCTAGAGTTATTATGCGTGATAACTTTGATGCAATCTTAAAAAAGCACCCTGAAGTATTAATTTTTGGTGAAGATGCTGGTTACATTGGAGATGTAAATCAAGGATTAGAAGGCTTACAAGAAAAATTTGGTGAATTCCGTGTTTCTGATACTGGAATTAGAGAAGCTACTATTTTAGGGCAAGGTATTGGAATGGCTATGCGTGGTTTAAGACCAATTGCTGAAATTCAATATTTAGATTACCTATTATATGCTTTACAAATAATGAGTGACGATTTAGCTACGCTACGTTACCGTACTTTTGGTAAACAAAAAGCTCCTTTAATTATCCGTACTAGAGGACATCGTTTAGAAGGTATTTGGCATGCTGGTTCTCCAATGGGAGGAATAATAAATAATGTAAGAGGTATTCATGTTTTAGTTCCAAGAAACATGACTAAAGCTGCAGGTTTTTATAATACCTTATTAGAAGGTGATGATCCTGCTTTAGTAATAGAGTGCTTAAACGGTTATCGTTTAAAAGAAGAATTACCTACCAATTTAGGAGATTTTAAAACCCCAATTGGTGTTGTTGAAACAATTAAACAAGGAACAGATATTACTATTATATCTTACGGATCTACTATTCGTATTGTGGAAGAAGCTGTTAAGGATTTAGCTCAAGTAGGAATAAGTGTTGAAATTATTGATGCTCAAAGTTTATTACCTTTTGATTTAAATCATGACACTGTTAAATCAATAGCAAAAACAAACAGGTTATTAGTAGTTGATGAAGATGTTCCTGGAGGAGCTTCAGCTTATTTATTACAAGAAATTGTAGAAACTCAAAATGGATATAAACATTTAGATAGTAAACCTGCAACATTAACTTCTAAAGCTCACAGACCTGCGTATGGTACTGATGGAGATTATTTCTCTAAACCATCTGCAGAAGATGTATTTGAAAAGGTGTATGAAATTATGCATGAATCTAACCCTGAAAAATTCAAAAGTCTTTACTAA